CCATTGAGGGGTACTCATAAGATCATTATGCATTTATCCAGTGGATTGCGCAGTTTTTTCGTAATGTACTGGACAAGATTAACCGGCAATTAAATACATTGAAATTTTCTCTGGATATGTTATAATTGCTGCATGGAAAATATCGATGCACGAAAACTTTCAACAGAAACCCAGCAACAGATACGTAACCAATCAATTCGACTCAGAAAGTCTGGAAAAACTTACAGAGAAATATCAGAGATTACCGGTATTCATCTAAATACTATTGCCAGATGGTGTAAAGCTTATCAGCGTAAAGGTGCTAAAGCTATTCAAATTAAGAGAAGGGGTAGACGAGTGGGTAACTGCCGAACATTGACCCCGGAGCGAGAAAGAGAAATCCAGAAAATTATTTATGAGAAGTGTCCTGATCAGCTTAAATTTTCTTTTGCATTGTGGACTCGTAAAGCAGTTCAGCAGTTAATCAAACAACTCTGTTGCTTTGATATGCCGGTACGAACTGTAGGTGAATATTTAAAACGATGGGGTTTTACGCCTCAAAAGCCATTACGCAGAGCTTACAAGCAGAATTCTAAAGCCGTTAATGAATGGCTGGATAAAGAGTATCCTGCAATTGCACAAAAAGCTAAAAAAGAAAAAGCAGAAATCCACTGGGGAGATGAAACGGGACTTTGTAATGACAGTTATCACGGCAGAAGCTATGCACCACGAGGGCAAACACCCGCGATTCGCCTTCACCCCAGGTGCAAACGGGTG
This portion of the Candidatus Scalindua japonica genome encodes:
- a CDS encoding IS630 family transposase gives rise to the protein MENIDARKLSTETQQQIRNQSIRLRKSGKTYREISEITGIHLNTIARWCKAYQRKGAKAIQIKRRGRRVGNCRTLTPEREREIQKIIYEKCPDQLKFSFALWTRKAVQQLIKQLCCFDMPVRTVGEYLKRWGFTPQKPLRRAYKQNSKAVNEWLDKEYPAIAQKAKKEKAEIHWGDETGLCNDSYHGRSYAPRGQTPAIRLHPRCKRVNLISTVTNQGKVRFMVYKDKMNSSTLIKFMKRLIKDSTRKIFLVLDNLKVHHSHIVRNWRQKHKEQIEVFFLPSYSPELNPDEYLNCDLKAGVHSKTPARTKEQLKNKAISHLRKLQKSPGRVRKYFKHPKIAYAA